The Colias croceus chromosome 18, ilColCroc2.1 genome has a window encoding:
- the LOC123699507 gene encoding juvenile hormone esterase-like has translation MSRYVTSVLVALCATIALSSGRTTKCDVQACTDSGYVCGVRRWADKFTPYASFRGVPYAKQPVGELRFKELQPLDPWEGFYDASVEGPVCPQHDVFYGGLVRNRSMSEACIYANVHVPINAITPTTEETGLPIFVFVHGGGFAFGSGDTDIHGPEYLIRRGMIVITFNYRLNVFGFLSLNSSSIPGNNGIRDVITLLRWVRTNARAFGGNPDDVTIAGQSAGAAIAHLLTLSKAAEGLFRRAFIMSGTAIPSFYTTSPIYAQFVSNLFVTALGINSTNPEEIHQQLIQLPLEQIMQVNQILQDQFGIVVFLPVVETPFDGVTTVLDEDPEILLDRGVGKDIPLIVGFTDAECETFRPNFEKLDILAKIKENPLLILSPNLIYKVPIETAMEYAKKVEKRYFNGGVTMDNYIESCSDTFYIYPALELAKRRRAMKNSAPMFLYQFSYEAQYSVMKESKGLKYKGAGHVEDMTFIFRTNSMLEAKGFYPLASEDQAMVEWMTWFVQNFNSCNDPVCDQYEVTVWPPVSHATSLFYQDIKEPKFFITELTPDQNDMVKFFESLRT, from the exons CGTTGAGCAGCGGCCGCACGACAAAGTGCGACGTGCAGGCGTGCACCGACAGCGGGTATGTGTGCGGCGTGCGGCGCTGGGCTGACAAGTTCACGCCCTACGCGAGTTTCCGAGGTGTGCCCTATGCGAAGCAACCGGTTGGAGAGCTGCGGTTTAAG GAGCTCCAACCGCTAGACCCTTGGGAGGGTTTCTACGACGCGTCCGTTGAAGGGCCAGTATGTCCACAACACGACGTGTTTTACGGAGGTCTCGTGAGGAACAGGAGCATGAGCGAAGCTTGCATATACGCGAATGTTCACGTGCCGATAAATGCCATTACACCAACAACAGAAGAGACTGGTCTGCCAATTTTCGTGTTCGTGCACGGAGGAGGCTTCGCATTCGGATCTGGCGACACTGACATCCACGGGCCCGAATATTTGATTCGGCGCGGAATGATCGTCATTACTTTCAACTACAG ACTGAATGTGTTCGGATTCCTCTCCCTCAACTCTTCAAGTATACCTGGCAACAACGGTATCCGTGACGTCATAACCCTGCTCCGGTGGGTGAGGACGAACGCGAGAGCGTTTGGAGGGAATCCTGATGACGTCACTATCGCTGGGCAGAGCGCAGGCGCAGCTATCGCCCACCTGCTTACTTTATCCAAGGCCGCTGAAGGATTGTTTAGAAG GGCTTTTATAATGAGCGGTACAGCGATCCCCAGCTTCTATACGACGTCTCCGATCTACGCACAATTCGTCAGCAACCTGTTCGTGACCGCTCTCGGCATCAACTCCACAAATCCGGAGGAGATTCACCAACAACTTATCCAACTACCTCTTGAACAAATCATGCAAGTGAACCAAATACTACAGGATCAATTTGGCATTGTAGTGTTTCTGCCCGTAGTTGAAACTCCCTTCGATGGGGTAACAACAGTTTTAGATGAAGATCCTGAAATTTTACTAGATAGAGGCGTCGGTAAAGATATACCATTAATCGTGGGATTCACAGACGCAGAATGCGAAACTTTCCGGCCAAATTTCGAAAAACTGGATATCCTAGcaaaaataaaagagaatCCATTGCTTATCTTATCACCAAATTTGATATATAAGGTACCAATAGAAACAGCAATGGAATATGCGAAGAAGGTTGAGAAGCGTTACTTTAATGGCGGTGTCACTATGGACAACTATATAGAATCGTGTTCCGATACATTCTACATATATCCTGCTTTGGAATTAGCCAAAAGACGAAGAGCGATGAAGAATTCAGCGCCAATGTTCCTGTATCAGTTCTCGTATGAAGCTCAATACAGTGTTATGAAGGAGTCTAAAGGATTGAAATACAAAGGAGCCGGCCACGTGGAGGACATGACGTTTATTTTCCGAACAAATTCAATGCTAGAAGCTAAAGGTTTCTACCCTCTGGCATCTGAGGACCAAGCAATGGTAGAATGGATGACGTGGTTTGTTCAAAACTTCAACAGTTGCAA CGATCCGGTGTGCGATCAATACGAAGTGACCGTCTGGCCTCCGGTCAGCCACGCGACCAGTCTCTTCTACCAGGACATCAAGGAGCCCAAATTCTTCATCACAGAACTCACTCCAGACCAGAACGATATGGTGAAATTCTTCGAGAGTTTAAGAACTTAG
- the LOC123699511 gene encoding cholinesterase 2-like, with translation MIELFLCLIIPIYAEVVVDNKVPERDHVQDSRAEDNYVVQTETGPVQGYKMEDADILQYFDIPYGRFHTNDPLQEPSVAAPWTDTLQNQQHEKRCPQLKLDGTYTGTTECLTLSVFAPKAAENVEVLFHIHDGDFIAGSGDPDVYSPKQLVPEGVILVLPNYRVGPLGFICVQDTTVKGNAALKDLALALNWVKNNIQAFGGNASNIAVSGSGSGGALVDYLLIANKTKHHIAKAITESGFALSHWAIDRDPLKAAEINIASFSNLESFVRNYSDVTLKPCIESEGGLIVESFWTSLQTQNISIPVMIGSANHAGMQAVLRLDQEQVSLINEDLSQLLPNDLAWDEKDKNELGNRVKLHYFGYKKITINEIDKLSLCFTDCGYLSPGVRQARALTQAGATVYFYEFSYTGYRNSPIKGAAKGDSLHYVFQKDSPTVEQTDDEEGANEMKTIMKKLWISFIKSGIPTIENVQWEAFGSTPEKEECLEIGTELKLLDHLHSERLKLWDEIYERHFIENNFGSTLKSPMLLIFINIIATFNLVLSID, from the exons ATGATCGAGCTATTTCTGTGCCTTATTATACCAATATACGCTGAAGTCGTGGTAGATAATAAGGTCCCAGAGCGGGATCATGTACAGGATAGTCGCGCTGAAGACAATTATGTGGTTCAGACCGAGACTGGACCAGTGCAAGGCTACAAGATGGAAGACGcagatattttacaatatttcgACATACCGTATGGAAGATTTCACACCAATGACCCGCTGCAG GAACCGAGCGTCGCGGCACCCTGGACTGACACTCTTCAAAATCAACAGCATGAAAAGCGATGTCCGCAATTAAAACTAGACGGCACATATACGGGAACAACAGAATGTTTGACTTTGAGCGTATTCGCACCTAAAGCTGCGGAAAACGTGGAAGTCCTATTCCACATTCACGATGGAGATTTCATTGCAGGAAGCGGAGACCCAGATGTGTACAGTCCAAAGCAATTGGTCCCAGAAGGTGTTATTCTCGTTCTTCCGAACTACAGAGTCGGTCCGTTAGGCTTTATATGCGTTCAAGATACAACTGTAAAAGGAAATGCTGCCCTGAAAGACCTGGCATTAGCACTCAATTGGGTCAAGAATAATATACAGGCATTCGGCGGAAACGCTTCGAATATAGCTGTCAGTGGATCAGGGAGTGGCGGAGCTTTGGTTGACTATTTATTGATTgcgaacaaaacaaaacatcaCATCGCTAAAGCTATAACAGAGAGTGGTTTCGCCTTGTCGCATTGGGCTATAGATAGAGATCCGCTTAAGGCTGCTGAAATAAATATCGCTTCGTTCTCAAACCTAGAATCCTTCGTCAGAAACTACAGCGACGTAACTTTAAAGCCCTGCATAGAAAGCGAAGGAGGATTAATAGTTGAATCCTTTTGGACATCTCTACAAACGCAAAATATTAGTATTCCAGTAATGATCGGGTCTGCTAACCATGCCGGCATGCAGGCTGTGCTGCGGCTGGATCAGGAACAAGTATCTTTGATTAACGAAGACTTGTCTCAGCTACTACCGAACGATTTAGCATGGGacgaaaaagataaaaatgagTTAGGTAATAGAGTAAAATTGCATTATTttggttataaaaaaataacaattaacgAGATAGATAAACTTTCACTGTGTTTTACCGATTGTGGTTACTTAAGCCCCGGCGTCCGACAGGCGAGGGCGTTGACTCAAGCGGGCGCTACGGTTTACTTTTATGAGTTTTCATATACAGGCTATAGAAACAGCCCTATTAAGGGCGCCGCTAAAGGTGACTCTTTACATTACGTATTTCAAAAAGATTCACCGACAGTTGAGCAAACTGATGACGAAGAAGGCGctaatgaaatgaaaacaatTATGAAAAAGCTATGGATTAGCTTCATAAAATCAGG gaTTCCGACCATAGAAAATGTGCAATGGGAAGCTTTCGGTTCGACTCCAGAAAAAGAAGAATGTTTGGAAATAGGCACAGAATTAAAGCTTTTGGACCACCTGCACAGCGAAAGATTAAAATTGTGGGACGAGATATATGAACGTCACTTTATTGAGAACAATTTCGGTTCTACACTGAAATCACCCATGTTACTTATCTTCATTAACATTATCGCGACTTTTAACCTTGTTTTAAGTATCGATTGA
- the LOC123699882 gene encoding cholinesterase-like — MQLFIRVVGRGGVVPRHWDVSTTQGIVRGYYKPNPPHFTFLGVPYARSPTGYDRFKAPEPLLAWDGIFEATYQVKCPQPDLSGTEDCLVVNIFIPAVNQTDMPVIMHFHDGHFQSGWGAFHALPHFLEQDIIVVTFNHRIGAPGFLCLRTPGIQGNAGLKDQIAALYWVQRNIVQFRGNPMDVTVYGTGSGAVSIELLLLSGASDQLFQKVILESGSVLAPSSMTYNPILHALDAAKELGYKGDEELNNLQTFFQKISIYKLVNASTKWLPCLEKNSKQALVHTDPLHALSNGNFRHIPMMLVYSNCKQIEVVENNKARFRTIPENFDPLLPNNLEIDNMMDKQKGSYTHHHSRNTRSLGSDHTANSGRNN, encoded by the exons ATGCAGTTATTTATTCGAGTTGTGGGTCGAGGTGGCGTGGTGCCGCGACACTGGGACGTCAGCACTACGCAGGGGATAGTTAGGGGGTACTACAAACCCAACCCCCCGCATTTCACCTTCCTCGGTGTTCCCTACGCCCGCTCGCCCACCGGTTACGACAGGTTTAAG GCACCAGAGCCTCTCCTAGCATGGGACGGTATATTCGAAGCCACATACCAAGTAAAATGCCCTCAGCCAGATCTCTCGGGAACCGAGGATTGTCTGGTGGTCAACATATTCATACCAGCTGTGAATCAGACCGACATGCCTGTAATAATGCATTTTCACGATGGACACTTTCAAAGCGG CTGGGGCGCATTTCACGCGCTGCCTCACTTTCTCGAGCAGGATATAATTGTCGTAACATTTAACCACCGCATAGGCGCACCCGGCTTCCTTTGCTTACGTACTCCAGGGATACAAGGAAACGCGGGGCTGAAGGACCAGATAGCGGCTCTTTATTGGGTCCAACGCAACATAGTGCAGTTCAGAGGTAACCCTATGGACGTCACAGTCTACGGCACTGGTAGTGGCGCTGTTTCAATAGAACTACTCCTGCTCTCCGGTGCAAGCGACCAACTTTTCCAAAAGGTCATCCTAGAATCAGGATCAGTGTTAGCACCATCGTCAATGACCTATAATCCTATTTTACACGCACTAGATGCTGCAAAGGAATTAGGATACAAAGGCGATGAGGAACTCAACAATCTACAGACGTTTTTCCAAAAGATTTCAATCTATAAACTTGTAAATGCATCCACAAAATGGCTGCCGTGTTTGGAAAAGAATTCTAAGCAAGCTTTAGTACATACTGATCCATTACATGCATTGAGCAATGGAAATTTCCGGCATATTCCAATGATGTTGGTGTACAGTAACTGCAAACAGATTGAAGTAGTAGAAAACAATAAGGCTAGATTCAGAACGATACCTGAGAACTTTGATCCACTCTTACCAAACAATTTGGAAATTGATAATATGATGGACAAACAAAAA
- the LOC123699501 gene encoding uncharacterized protein LOC123699501 — MANTSSERKRCINCSFLIPRNMTRHHLEEASNSMLSLLRSWIAPTQVSSENIICNECFELLQNRANTTSEGSILPLPAFGHRRVCLPCGNSILRSRTYPVRHDREERNVLIRFVPQHLVSRMDRVCAACWRSATREVQRQQQRDSNRPTLADTELSGDSVVPVPPPLPPTTPEIVQPVIPKIISSLYRRAANTPSHCIFVDCFEPERLLIPSTIKDLILFNYKFYIPSGARICRHHLNHGSWDQLTSQLRDFTSKQFDNIMTMMQRAANHRFDFSNITLMPPHLCHYWLGMNLEQFHELLNCIPNLAEQVPNATIALCIYLVKLRTGDSNNRLATLFNKPRATLERLITQARNCFINDFVPLYLGFNHMTIQDVASRNRIIPEGFFGNPHLPAEIKPAIVICDATYIFVQSSSNYLYQKQTYSLQKLDNLVKPFLIVCCDGHIVECLGPYKATTNDATITSLNLNNEDSGFGQFFRRGDIFILDRGFRDVVSELQDHGFVAYMPESLLDNEHQLTTLQANRSRLVTMCRWVVEVVNGRVKRDYRLFRDVFNNRAAMHLKDDFRIACALLNKFHVTVNDPPEAFEYVSIAKNRLSLENHLAVYVESENVNRRRARFQQVDSEHPHLTTFPQLTITDLKRLALGTYQLKQARSYFGEHVRQSGIYWVQVNNEIDDDVPLMLGLNNYLLRGRIKSRHVNSRKYYTYLLISRDDAVRNTLEAITGYCCSCLVGRRTVGCCAHVMTVVWYLSWARYNDVTAPAPYLDNFFYENDE; from the exons ATGGCTAACACCTCGAGTGAGCGAAAACGATGCATAAATTGTTCTTTCTTGATACCGAGAAACATGACGAGGCATCACTTGGAAGAAGCGTCGAATTCAATGCTCAGTTTATTACGATCATGGATAGCCCCTACTCAG GTTTCTTCAGAAAACATCATTTGTAATGAATGTTTTGAATTACTTCAAAATCGAGCAAACACAACAAGTGAAGGAAGCATTTTACCGTTGCCTGCTTTTGGACATAGAAGAGTCTGTCTTCCTTGTGGAAATTCCATTCTACGATCAAGGACATATCCTGTTCGACATGATCGTGAAGAgagaaatgttttaattcGTTTTGTTCCACAACAcctt GTCTCAAGAATGGATCGTGTATGTGCTGCATGTTGGAGGTCAGCAACAAGAGAAGTACAAAGGCAGCAACAGCGTGACTCAAATCGCCCCACTCTGGCTGACACTGAATTAAGTGGTGATTCTGTTGTTCCTGTGCCACCTCCTCTGCCACCAACAACCCCAGAAATTGTTCAACCAGTGAtaccaaaaataatttcatcatTGTATAGACGTGCTGCTAACACTCCAAGTCACTGTATATTTGTTGATTGTTTTGAACCTGAACGCCTACTTATACCATCTACTATCAAAGAcctaatattgtttaattataagttttacaTACCATCGGGTGCACGCATTTGTCGTCACCATTTAAATCATGGTTCTTGGGACCAGTTAACTTCTCAATTGAGAGATTTTACTAGTAAacaatttgataatattatgactatGATGCAGCGAGCTGCCAACCATAGATttgatttttcaaatattacatTGATGCCTCCTCACTTATGCCATTATTGGCTTGGTATGAATCTTGAACAGTTTCATGAATTACTAAATTGTATACCCAATCTAGCAGAACAAGTACCAAACGCTACTATAGCATTATgcatttatttagttaaattaAGAACAGGTGACAGCAACAACAGATTAGCCACTCTTTTCAATAAACCTAGAGCTACATTGGAACGTTTGATTACTCAAGCTAGAAATTGCTTTATTAATGATTTTGTCCCATTGTACTTAGGATTTAATCATATGACTATACAAGATGTTGCTTCTCGGAATAGGATTATTCCAGAAGGATTTTTTGGTAATCCCCATTTACCTGCAGAAATTAAACCTGCAATTGTTATTTGTGATGCTACCTATATTTTTGTGCAAAGTAGttccaattatttataccaaaaacaaacatatagTTTACAAAAACTAGATAACTTAGTAAAACCATTCTTGATTGTATGCTGCGATGGTCATATTGTGGAATGTCTTGGTCCTTACAAGGCCACTACTAACGATGCTACAATCACTagtttaaacttaaataacgaGGATTCTGGTTTTGGTCAATTTTTCAGAAGGGgcgatatttttattcttgatAGAGGATTTCGAGATGTTGTGAGTGAACTTCAAGACCATGGTTTTGTCGCCTATATGCCTGAGTCTCTCCTTGATAATGAACACCAATTAACAACCCTGCAAGCAAATCGGTCTCGTTTGGTAACTATGTGTCGTTGGGTTGTAGAAGTAGTTAATGGTCGTGTGAAAAGGGATTATAGACTTTTTCGGGATGTTTTCAATAATAGAGCTGCTATGCACCTCAAAGATGATTTTAGAATTGCTTGTGCCTTGTTAAATAAGTTTCATGTTACCGTAAATGACCCACCAGAGGCTTTTGAATATGTGAGTATTGCTAAAAATAGACTTTCACTTGAAAATCATTTGGCAGTGTACGTGGAAAGTGAAAATGTCAATAGAAGGAGAGCGAGATTTCAACAGGTTGATAGCGAACATCCTCATTTAACTACATTTCCACAACTTACAATAACTGATCTTAAACGGCTTGCTTTAGGCACATATCAACTGAAACAAGCTAGGTCATACTTTGGAGAGCATGTTCGTCAATCTGGCATTTATTGGGTTCaggtaaataatgaaattgatGATGATGTTCCTCTGATGTTAGGTCTgaataactatttattaagGGGTAGGATTAAGTCCAGACATGTAAATAGTCGTAAGTATtacacttatttattaataagtagAGATGATGCTGTAAGAAATACTCTAGAAGCTATAACAGGTTATTGTTGCAGCTGTCTCGTTGGTAGGCGAACAGTAGGATGTTGTGCACACGTAATGACAGTGGTTTGGTACCTAAGCTGGGCTCGTTACAATGATGTAACTGCTCCGGCTCcatatttagataattttttttatgaaaatgacgAATGA
- the LOC123699883 gene encoding esterase FE4-like: MVQGRIRGVEHEGFDSYIGIPYATVNGYGGRFKKGNIAPTWLGIRESHDPYCTFRSEATDCLQLDVYVPKAAGAPWPVLVWVKSSSGDYHPDKLVKQGIIVVIARHRIGPIGFLCSQEDHIPGNVGVKDIVSALRWVRDNIVAFKGNPHRVVVAGQGFGAAIVEALTITPMADGLFHGAIIQSGSILAPWAFNYDATDKTQYLQLMLNDTELLRAPTMDIVEQSEELDVPYFPFGLCIEKAIKNEESLFSEAPYNTLMKGKMSSVPLIIGYNTDEAYIFISTLQDVKSIKKMARDTSYLLPAEFQAMSEREMRPIIKQVTDMYFNNDITTSSVLGYYRDAYFLNHIYRSVKFHASHSPVYFYQFSHSGNVGVLPEADVQKSGAAHSDELAYLFPSDIDFDGDDVAVHQHMIQLWTSFVKDLKPSGPVEWDTMASQYPRLLDISTSPTMMDFPHRREMAMWEGIYEKYYFRRH; encoded by the exons ATGGTACAGGGGCGGATACGGGGCGTAGAGCATGAGGGATTCGATTCTTATATTGGTATACCGTATGCTACTGTGAACGGGTATGGAGGAAGATTTAAG AAAGGCAACATCGCTCCAACGTGGTTAGGTATACGGGAATCCCACGATCCATACTGCACGTTCAGATCAGAAGCGACCGACTGCCTCCAGCTCGACGTCTACGTTCCGAAAGCAGCAGGAGCACCCTGGCCAGTTCTTGTCTGGGTGAAAAGCAGCAGTGGAGACTATCATCCAGATAAATTGGTGAAACAGGGCATTATAGTAGTTATTGCTCGACATAG AATCGGACCAATAGGCTTCCTATGTTCGCAAGAAGATCATATACCGGGAAACGTAGGTGTAAAAGACATAGTGTCAGCCCTTAGATGGGTGCGAGATAACATAGTAGCATTTAAAGGCAATCCCCATCGAGTGGTGGTAGCCGGTCAGGGCTTCGGTGCTGCGATCGTCGAGGCTCTCACAATCACACCCATGGCTGATGGACTCTTCCACGGAGCAATAATACAGAGCGGTAGTATTCTAGCACCTTGGGCATTCAACTATGACGCAACCGATAAAACACAATATCTCCAATTGATGCTGAATGATACAGAACTGTTAAGAGCCCCCACAATGGACATCGTTGAACAATCTGAAGAACTAGACGTACCGTACTTCCCCTTTGGCCTATGCATTGAAAAAGCTATTAAAAACGAGGAAAGTCTTTTCTCGGAAGCGCCTTACAACACTTTGATGAAAGGCAAAATGAGTTCCGTTCCGTTGATCATCGGATACAATACGGATGAAGcgtacatatttatttcaacgTTACAAGATGTGAAATCCATTAAGAAAATGGCGAGAGACACGTCGTACCTGCTTCCTGCCGAGTTTCAAGCGATGAGCGAGAGAGAAATGAGGCCGATTATAAAGCAAGTTACggatatgtattttaacaACGATATAACGACGAGTTCTGTTTTAGGATATTACAG GGACGCTTATTTCCTGAACCATATTTACCGCAGTGTGAAATTCCACGCTAGCCACAGTCCGGTATACTTCTACCAGTTCTCTCACTCTGGTAACGTGGGAGTTCTTCCCGAGGCTGACGTGCAGAAGTCAGGAGCTGCACACTCCGACGAGCTCGCCTATTTGTTCCCTAGTGACATAGACTTTGATGGAGACGACGTGGCGGTTCATCAACACATGATCCAGCTCTGGACCAGTTTTGTTAAGGATCT CAAGCCTTCAGGCCCTGTGGAATGGGACACCATGGCATCCCAGTACCCTCGTCTCTTGGACATTAGCACGAGCCCCACAATGATGGACTTCCCCCACAGGAGAGAAATGGCCATGTGGGAGGGGATATacgagaaatattattttaggagACATTAA